Proteins encoded within one genomic window of Bradyrhizobium sp. CB1717:
- a CDS encoding maltotransferase domain-containing protein — MNKTIQTVESAAAGSAFLIEDVYPLIDGGRFAVKRIAGERVEVWADIYRDGDAVISAALIWRGEQDREWRSEPMTPHGNDRWSGAFTPAEPGQFVYAIEAWTDAFATWSHAVARKRRTGADVSLDAIEGAGLLTKAHGARQDAAALIIRQCEDYLQTGDVTPLLATELGEAMAESQSRPDLTRSPLFPLIVDRDRARFGTWYQMMPRSQGEAPGRHGTLRDCIARVPDIAAMGFDVLYFTPIHPIGHTHRKGRNDAPVASEGDPGSPYAIGAAEGGHDALHPELGTIENFRALVATCLEYGLELALDFAVQCSSDHPWLTQHPEWFKWRPDRSVRTAEGPYSDIVIPDFGCVDRTRLWNAFRDAMLFWIDHGVTIFAIDNHDTAPLPFWEWLIGDIRRRHPEVILFSKTFARPKLMKGLAKLGFAQSFSYFPWRTAKWELEQYLGELTGYPERDFYRANLFVNTADLLPYHLQSGEPWIFKSRLALAATLSGNYGIFGGFELLEHEAIPGHEEYLDSEKYQIKTRDWNAPGNIKPYIAALNRIRNDNAALQQTAALRFLGIEDGETIAFAKEAADPANTVVVVIALSRHAREFWLPLGDVTVDADGQRHHVTALENLLTGEQCRIEWGGIRLRIDPDRDPALLFRCLA; from the coding sequence GTGAACAAGACAATTCAAACTGTCGAGAGTGCCGCAGCCGGCAGCGCTTTCCTCATCGAAGACGTCTATCCCTTGATCGACGGCGGCCGTTTCGCCGTGAAGCGGATCGCGGGCGAACGCGTCGAGGTCTGGGCCGACATCTACCGCGATGGCGACGCCGTGATCAGTGCCGCGCTGATCTGGCGAGGAGAGCAGGACCGCGAATGGCGGAGCGAGCCGATGACCCCTCACGGCAATGACCGCTGGTCCGGCGCGTTCACGCCCGCTGAGCCCGGCCAATTTGTCTACGCGATCGAAGCCTGGACCGACGCGTTCGCGACCTGGTCGCACGCCGTCGCGCGAAAACGGCGCACCGGGGCCGATGTCAGCCTCGATGCGATCGAGGGCGCCGGACTGCTGACCAAGGCACATGGCGCGCGGCAGGACGCCGCAGCGCTCATCATCAGGCAATGCGAGGATTATCTCCAGACCGGCGACGTCACCCCGCTGCTGGCGACCGAGCTTGGCGAAGCCATGGCCGAGAGCCAGTCGCGGCCCGACCTGACGCGCTCGCCGCTCTTCCCGCTGATCGTCGACCGCGACAGAGCGCGCTTCGGCACCTGGTACCAGATGATGCCGCGCAGCCAGGGCGAGGCCCCGGGCCGGCACGGCACGCTGCGCGACTGCATTGCGCGCGTGCCCGATATCGCCGCGATGGGTTTTGACGTGCTCTACTTCACGCCGATCCACCCGATCGGCCACACTCACCGCAAGGGCCGCAACGACGCGCCGGTGGCGAGCGAGGGCGATCCCGGCTCGCCCTATGCGATCGGCGCCGCAGAGGGCGGGCACGATGCGCTGCATCCCGAGCTCGGCACGATCGAAAACTTCCGCGCGCTGGTCGCCACATGCCTCGAGTACGGGCTCGAGCTTGCGCTGGACTTCGCCGTGCAGTGCTCGTCGGACCATCCCTGGCTGACCCAGCATCCGGAATGGTTCAAATGGCGGCCGGACCGCTCGGTGCGGACCGCGGAGGGGCCCTATTCGGACATCGTCATCCCCGATTTCGGCTGCGTCGATCGCACCAGGCTGTGGAATGCGTTCCGCGACGCCATGCTGTTCTGGATCGACCATGGTGTCACCATCTTCGCGATCGACAATCACGACACCGCGCCGCTTCCGTTCTGGGAATGGCTCATCGGCGACATCCGCCGCCGGCATCCCGAGGTGATCCTGTTCTCCAAGACCTTTGCACGGCCGAAGCTGATGAAGGGCCTTGCCAAGCTCGGCTTCGCGCAGTCCTTCAGCTATTTCCCATGGCGCACGGCGAAGTGGGAGCTCGAGCAGTATCTCGGCGAGCTGACCGGCTATCCCGAGCGGGACTTCTATCGGGCGAACCTGTTCGTCAACACCGCCGACCTCTTGCCCTATCATCTCCAGAGCGGCGAGCCCTGGATATTCAAATCACGGCTCGCGCTGGCCGCGACGCTATCGGGCAATTACGGGATCTTTGGCGGCTTCGAGCTGCTGGAGCACGAGGCGATTCCCGGCCACGAGGAATATCTCGATTCCGAGAAGTATCAGATCAAGACGCGCGACTGGAACGCGCCCGGCAACATCAAGCCCTACATCGCCGCGCTCAACCGCATCCGCAACGACAACGCAGCGCTTCAGCAGACTGCGGCCTTGCGCTTCCTCGGCATCGAGGACGGCGAGACGATCGCCTTCGCCAAGGAGGCGGCCGATCCCGCCAACACCGTCGTCGTCGTGATTGCGCTCTCGCGCCATGCGCGCGAATTCTGGCTGCCGCTCGGCGACGTCACTGTTGACGCCGATGGACAGCGACACCATGTGACGGCACTCGAAAACCTCCTCACCGGCGAACAGTGCCGCATCGAGTGGGGCGGGATCAGGTTGCGTATCGATCCCGACCGCGATCCTGCGCTCCTGTTCCGCTGCCTGGCGTAA
- a CDS encoding gluconokinase has translation MGRVEAPCALIVMGVSGSGKSTVAGALGERLGWRFEDGDSFHPASNVEKMRAGHPLTDEDRWPWLNAIADEIERVCGRGEHVIIACSALKHTYRDVLLRGRDDVRFIFLKGTKELIAERLAQRKGHFMPPGLLTSQFDTLEPPEAGEHVLTVSIDETVEAIVDGIVRQLKLGAAIPKVLP, from the coding sequence GTGGGCCGCGTTGAAGCACCTTGTGCGTTGATCGTGATGGGCGTGTCGGGTTCGGGCAAGAGCACGGTTGCAGGGGCGCTCGGCGAGCGGCTCGGCTGGCGCTTTGAGGACGGCGACAGCTTCCACCCCGCCAGCAACGTCGAAAAGATGCGGGCCGGACATCCCCTCACCGACGAGGACCGCTGGCCCTGGCTCAACGCCATCGCCGACGAGATCGAGCGGGTGTGTGGACGCGGCGAACATGTCATCATCGCCTGCTCGGCGTTGAAGCATACCTATCGCGACGTGCTGCTGCGCGGACGCGATGACGTCCGCTTCATCTTCCTGAAGGGGACGAAAGAGCTGATCGCCGAGCGGCTCGCGCAGCGCAAGGGCCATTTCATGCCGCCAGGGCTGCTGACGAGCCAGTTCGACACGCTGGAGCCGCCGGAAGCGGGCGAGCACGTCCTCACCGTCTCGATCGACGAGACCGTCGAGGCGATCGTGGACGGCATCGTGCGGCAATTGAAGCTGGGCGCGGCAATACCCAAGGTTCTGCCATGA
- the treS gene encoding maltose alpha-D-glucosyltransferase, with the protein MNVLSSVDTKKVEAAEIVDELWYKDAIIYQLHVKAFADSNHDGIGDFAGLTEKLPYLQELGVTALWLLPFYPSPGRDDGYDIADYGSVNPDFGTMKDFKRFIQEAQKRGLRVITELVVNHTSDQHKWFKRARRSHPGSSARNWYVWSDTDQKYQGTRIIFTDTEKSNWTWDPEAGAFYWHRFFSHQPDLNFDNPRVVSALIQVMKRWLDAGVDGFRLDAIPYLCEREGTSNENLPETHAIIKRLRAELDSYSKGKLLLAEANQWPEDVQEYFGRGDECHMAYHFPLMPRIYMAIAQEDRFPITDILRQTPDIPASCQWALFLRNHDELTLEMVTDVERDYLWTTYANDPRARINVGIRRRLAPLMDNDRRKIELMNSLLLSFPGTPIIYYGDEIGMGDNIYLGDRNGVRTPMQWSPDRNGGFSRCDPARLYAPLIMDPVYGYESVNVEAQSRSLSSLLSATKRLISVRKSTLAFGRGSMTFIRPANRAVLAYVRQYRDEVILCVANLSRAAQATELDLSPWKDRIPQEMLGRTRFPAIGELPYMITLGPYGFYWFHLTERDKSEPVTPRAVPEFETLVVPVNSNWVSLARERGVFERDVLPGFLARTRWYPEHNPKHIQTALTSAVPFSDIGDNRPWIAFFETTRDDVKTRYVLPLQIEWVRFDRERFNPKALAAVRQGAREGTLLDVATEQIFIGLFLRGLSQNLVVDENNLRLEFKATSRFADYTIKEPQRIRAIEQSNSTALVDNQYVVKIHRQLESGTSPEIEIGHYLTEVAHFANTPALLGSVELVEDDRRSTLGVLHAFVENQGDGWTVTTGYLDRYIDEQRVLPAGEAPRETQEQAPYLHFIAQIGRRLAELHVALAAAKPDNLAPEPIGSEHARRWVSDLKARAERVFEQLTNSRDGLREADRPLIDQLGAARAALPDHLNALLPSAIGGLNIRHHGDFRLGQILIVKDDIFIIDFDGNPRRPLADKRRKLPAARDVAGLIRSIDLSVNVALNRALTGASDEQDRLAAALGEWRERATTTFLHAYREAMTDRRLWPDNPQTAQGLLRFFLLDHAFDDVEYELSHRPEGLHAPLTGLLRILSSAESEAHA; encoded by the coding sequence ATGAATGTTCTGTCTTCCGTCGACACCAAGAAAGTTGAGGCTGCCGAGATCGTGGATGAGCTCTGGTACAAGGACGCGATCATCTACCAGCTCCACGTCAAGGCCTTTGCCGACAGCAACCATGACGGCATCGGCGATTTCGCCGGGCTGACCGAGAAGCTGCCCTATCTGCAGGAGCTCGGCGTCACCGCACTGTGGCTGCTGCCATTCTACCCCTCGCCCGGCCGCGACGACGGCTACGACATCGCCGACTACGGCTCGGTCAATCCCGATTTCGGGACGATGAAGGATTTCAAGCGCTTCATCCAGGAAGCGCAGAAGCGCGGCTTGCGCGTCATCACCGAGCTCGTCGTCAACCACACCTCGGACCAGCACAAATGGTTCAAGCGCGCGCGCCGCAGCCATCCCGGCTCGAGCGCCCGCAACTGGTATGTCTGGAGCGACACCGACCAGAAATACCAGGGCACACGCATCATCTTCACCGACACGGAAAAGTCGAACTGGACCTGGGATCCGGAGGCCGGCGCGTTCTACTGGCACCGCTTCTTCTCGCACCAGCCGGATCTCAATTTCGACAATCCGCGCGTGGTCAGCGCGCTCATCCAGGTGATGAAGCGCTGGCTGGACGCCGGCGTCGACGGCTTCCGCCTCGACGCGATTCCCTATCTCTGCGAGCGCGAGGGCACCTCGAACGAGAACCTTCCCGAGACGCATGCGATCATCAAGCGCCTGCGCGCGGAACTGGATTCCTATTCCAAGGGCAAGCTGCTGCTGGCCGAGGCCAATCAATGGCCGGAGGACGTGCAGGAATATTTCGGCCGCGGTGACGAATGCCACATGGCCTATCACTTCCCGCTGATGCCGCGCATCTACATGGCGATCGCACAGGAGGACCGCTTCCCGATCACCGACATCCTGCGCCAGACGCCTGATATCCCGGCGAGCTGCCAATGGGCGCTGTTCCTGCGCAATCATGACGAGCTCACGCTGGAGATGGTCACCGACGTCGAGCGCGATTATCTGTGGACCACCTACGCCAACGATCCGCGCGCCCGCATCAATGTCGGCATCCGCCGGCGCCTCGCGCCGCTGATGGACAACGACCGCCGCAAGATCGAGCTGATGAACTCGCTGCTGCTGTCCTTCCCGGGCACGCCGATCATCTATTACGGCGACGAGATCGGGATGGGCGACAACATTTATCTGGGCGACCGCAACGGCGTGCGCACGCCGATGCAATGGAGCCCGGACCGCAATGGCGGCTTCTCGCGCTGCGATCCGGCCCGCCTCTACGCGCCGCTGATCATGGATCCGGTCTACGGCTATGAATCGGTGAACGTGGAGGCGCAGTCGCGCAGCCTGTCCTCGCTGCTCAGCGCCACCAAGCGGCTGATCTCGGTGCGCAAGTCGACGCTCGCCTTCGGCCGCGGCTCCATGACCTTCATCCGCCCGGCCAACCGCGCCGTGCTGGCCTATGTCCGGCAGTATCGCGACGAGGTGATCCTGTGCGTCGCCAATCTCTCGCGCGCCGCGCAGGCGACCGAGCTCGATCTGTCGCCGTGGAAGGATCGCATCCCGCAGGAGATGCTCGGACGGACGCGCTTTCCGGCGATCGGCGAACTGCCCTACATGATCACGCTGGGGCCCTACGGCTTCTACTGGTTCCACCTCACCGAGCGCGACAAGTCCGAGCCGGTGACGCCGCGCGCGGTGCCGGAGTTCGAGACCCTGGTCGTGCCGGTCAATTCGAACTGGGTGTCACTCGCGCGCGAGCGCGGCGTGTTCGAGCGCGACGTGCTGCCGGGATTTTTGGCAAGGACACGCTGGTATCCGGAGCACAATCCCAAGCACATCCAGACAGCGCTGACCTCGGCGGTACCTTTCAGCGATATCGGCGACAACAGGCCCTGGATCGCATTCTTCGAGACCACGCGGGACGACGTCAAGACGCGCTACGTGCTGCCGCTGCAGATCGAATGGGTACGCTTCGACCGCGAACGCTTCAACCCGAAGGCGCTCGCCGCCGTGCGCCAGGGTGCGCGCGAGGGCACGCTGCTCGACGTTGCGACTGAGCAGATCTTCATCGGGCTTTTCCTGCGGGGTCTGTCGCAAAACCTGGTGGTGGACGAGAACAATCTACGCCTGGAGTTCAAAGCCACCAGCCGGTTCGCCGATTACACCATCAAGGAGCCCCAGCGCATCCGCGCGATCGAGCAGTCCAACAGCACCGCGCTCGTGGACAACCAGTATGTCGTCAAGATCCATCGGCAGCTCGAAAGCGGCACCAGTCCCGAGATCGAGATCGGCCATTATCTCACCGAGGTGGCTCACTTTGCCAACACGCCGGCGCTGCTCGGAAGTGTCGAGCTGGTCGAGGACGATCGGCGCAGCACGCTCGGCGTGCTGCACGCCTTTGTCGAGAACCAGGGCGACGGCTGGACCGTGACCACCGGTTATCTCGATCGCTATATCGACGAGCAGCGGGTCTTGCCCGCGGGCGAGGCACCGCGCGAGACCCAGGAGCAGGCGCCCTACCTGCACTTCATCGCGCAGATCGGCCGGCGGCTTGCCGAGTTGCATGTCGCCCTGGCCGCGGCAAAGCCGGACAATCTCGCTCCGGAGCCGATCGGCTCCGAACACGCCAGGCGCTGGGTCTCCGACCTCAAGGCGCGAGCCGAGCGCGTTTTCGAGCAGCTGACCAACAGCCGCGATGGCCTGCGGGAGGCGGACCGGCCGCTGATCGACCAACTCGGCGCAGCGCGCGCGGCCCTGCCCGACCACCTCAATGCACTATTGCCTTCCGCCATCGGCGGGTTGAACATCCGTCATCATGGCGACTTCCGCCTCGGGCAGATTCTGATCGTGAAGGACGACATCTTCATCATCGACTTCGACGGCAATCCGCGCCGGCCGCTGGCCGACAAGCGGCGCAAGCTGCCGGCCGCGCGCGACGTCGCCGGGCTGATCCGCTCGATTGATCTTTCGGTTAACGTCGCCCTCAACCGGGCGCTCACGGGCGCCTCCGACGAACAGGACCGGCTTGCAGCCGCGCTCGGCGAATGGCGCGAACGCGCCACCACGACGTTCCTGCACGCCTATCGCGAGGCCATGACCGACCGGCGGCTGTGGCCGGACAATCCGCAAACCGCGCAAGGCCTGTTAAGGTTTTTCCTGCTTGATCATGCGTTCGACGATGTAGAGTACGAACTGTCCCACCGGCCCGAGGGGCTCCATGCGCCGCTGACCGGACTGCTTCGCATTCTGTCCAGTGCCGAGAGCGAAGCCCATGCCTAA
- the malQ gene encoding 4-alpha-glucanotransferase has translation MDLLAQARIKGVQSEFIDALGKLRVTAPEALKSILDALPEKRVYRFVSGPVVVRALGHPRTELAATGTPPLQWKITGNGNVIAQGETREPVIAWPAGLQLGYHRLTLTDAGGATEDVPMIVAPERAFGGDFDRGWLLAVQLYSVRSDRNWGIGDFTDLAGLVRLAKQLGADGVGLNPLHVLFDDQPADCSPYSPNSRLFLNPLYIDVEAIPEFSADLVPDAAATAARLREGDRVPYADMAALKWLALRAAFNSFVTSASAARRKEFDAFRVARAPLLSRFACFEVLRHRFNRPWWEWPSEWQQPDEAKCAELRDGADKRDVEFVEFVQWTADSQLHAAKELAGQLGMRVGLYLDVAVGVQSNGFDAWNEQTAISRHLAVGAPPDVLNTIGQDWGLAGFNAGGLEAQSFVPFAHMLAASMRHAGAIRLDHVLGLKRLYLVPRGFKPDNGAYVQMPFEALLAAVVRESAAHKCIVIGEDLGTVPEGFRETMQDFGIWSYLVMMFERDDSGHFRNIDHYRPNALVTLNTHDLCTYAGWRSFSDLKMKRSLGLDPGENDQARWDALGALDEILRQNGINANDLYSVLAFLSRTPSRLLAVSMEDLLGVIDQPNIPGTIDEHPNWRQRLPVALDKIASKVDLTALRAATRERSLTGGS, from the coding sequence ATGGATCTTTTAGCTCAAGCCCGGATCAAGGGCGTTCAGTCCGAATTCATTGACGCCCTCGGCAAGCTGCGGGTCACCGCGCCCGAGGCGCTCAAATCCATCCTCGATGCCCTGCCAGAGAAGCGGGTCTACCGCTTCGTCAGCGGGCCGGTCGTGGTGCGCGCCCTGGGACATCCGCGCACTGAACTGGCGGCAACCGGGACGCCGCCGCTGCAATGGAAGATCACCGGGAACGGCAATGTGATCGCGCAGGGCGAGACGCGCGAGCCGGTCATCGCCTGGCCCGCCGGCCTGCAGCTCGGCTATCACCGCCTGACGCTGACCGATGCCGGGGGCGCGACCGAAGACGTGCCGATGATCGTGGCGCCCGAGCGCGCCTTCGGCGGCGATTTCGATCGCGGTTGGCTGCTCGCCGTGCAGCTCTACAGCGTTCGCTCCGACCGCAACTGGGGCATCGGCGATTTCACCGACCTCGCCGGTCTGGTCCGGCTCGCCAAGCAACTCGGCGCCGACGGCGTCGGCCTCAATCCGCTGCACGTGTTGTTCGACGATCAGCCGGCCGATTGCAGCCCCTATTCGCCGAACAGCCGGCTGTTCCTCAATCCGCTCTATATCGACGTCGAGGCGATCCCGGAATTTTCCGCCGATCTCGTCCCCGATGCGGCCGCGACCGCCGCGCGGCTGCGTGAAGGCGACCGCGTGCCCTATGCCGACATGGCGGCCCTGAAATGGCTGGCCTTGCGCGCCGCCTTCAACAGCTTCGTGACGAGCGCGAGCGCGGCACGCCGCAAGGAGTTCGACGCCTTCCGCGTCGCCCGTGCGCCGCTGTTGTCCCGCTTTGCCTGCTTCGAGGTGCTGCGGCATCGCTTCAACCGGCCATGGTGGGAATGGCCGTCTGAATGGCAACAGCCGGACGAAGCCAAATGCGCCGAATTGCGCGATGGTGCCGACAAGCGCGATGTCGAGTTCGTCGAATTCGTGCAATGGACGGCCGACAGCCAATTGCATGCCGCCAAGGAGCTGGCCGGCCAGCTCGGCATGCGCGTCGGGCTCTATCTCGACGTCGCCGTCGGCGTGCAGTCCAACGGCTTCGATGCCTGGAACGAGCAGACCGCGATTTCCCGCCACCTCGCCGTTGGCGCCCCGCCCGACGTGCTCAACACCATCGGCCAGGACTGGGGTCTCGCCGGCTTCAATGCCGGCGGCCTGGAGGCGCAATCCTTCGTGCCGTTCGCCCACATGCTGGCGGCCTCGATGCGCCACGCCGGCGCCATCAGGCTTGACCACGTGCTCGGCTTGAAGCGGCTTTATCTGGTGCCGCGCGGCTTCAAGCCGGACAACGGCGCCTATGTGCAGATGCCGTTCGAGGCGCTGCTCGCCGCGGTGGTGCGCGAGAGCGCGGCCCACAAATGCATCGTGATCGGCGAAGACCTCGGTACCGTGCCGGAAGGCTTTCGCGAGACCATGCAGGATTTCGGCATCTGGTCCTATCTCGTCATGATGTTCGAGCGCGACGATAGCGGCCATTTCCGCAATATCGATCACTACCGGCCCAACGCGCTGGTGACGCTGAACACGCATGATTTGTGCACCTATGCGGGCTGGCGTTCCTTCAGTGATCTCAAGATGAAGCGCTCGCTCGGGCTCGATCCCGGCGAGAACGACCAGGCCCGCTGGGATGCGCTCGGTGCGCTCGACGAGATTTTGCGGCAGAACGGCATCAATGCCAACGACCTCTATTCGGTGCTCGCCTTCCTGTCGCGCACGCCCTCGCGCCTGCTTGCGGTGTCCATGGAAGATCTGCTCGGCGTGATCGACCAGCCCAACATTCCCGGCACGATCGACGAGCATCCGAACTGGCGTCAGCGCCTTCCGGTCGCGCTCGACAAGATCGCCTCGAAGGTCGATCTCACGGCCTTGCGAGCGGCAACGCGGGAACGTTCCCTGACCGGCGGGAGTTGA
- a CDS encoding HAD family hydrolase, which translates to MTPISLVVSDVDGTLLTKDKTLTERARSAVQRLHQAGIGFTITSSRPAIGMRFLIEPLALWLPVGPFNGSSIVDPEMRPVEQHLIPPGAAERSLQILRDYGADIWLFTTDKWLIDNPSGKYVAHEQHTIRSDPTIITDFSPYLSSACKIVGASADAAGLAACEKAMQEALGSAATAVRSQTYYLDITPPGFNKGTFVEAMARRLDISTDAVATIGDMQNDLPMFRVSGTSIAMGNAADNVKDEATHVTGSNEQDGFAEAMEMILKRNGVG; encoded by the coding sequence ATGACTCCTATCTCACTCGTGGTCTCCGACGTCGACGGCACGCTGCTGACCAAGGACAAGACGCTGACCGAGCGCGCGCGGAGCGCAGTGCAGCGGCTGCACCAGGCCGGCATCGGGTTCACCATCACTTCCAGCCGTCCCGCGATCGGCATGCGTTTCCTGATCGAGCCGCTGGCGCTGTGGTTGCCGGTCGGCCCGTTCAACGGCTCCTCGATCGTCGATCCCGAGATGCGGCCGGTCGAGCAGCACCTGATTCCGCCGGGCGCCGCCGAGCGCTCTTTGCAGATCCTCCGCGACTACGGCGCCGACATCTGGCTGTTCACCACCGACAAATGGCTGATCGACAATCCAAGCGGTAAATACGTCGCGCACGAGCAGCATACGATCCGCTCCGATCCGACCATCATCACGGATTTCTCGCCGTATCTTTCGAGCGCCTGCAAGATCGTCGGCGCCAGCGCCGATGCGGCCGGGCTCGCCGCGTGCGAGAAGGCGATGCAGGAGGCGCTCGGCAGCGCGGCCACCGCCGTGCGCTCGCAGACCTATTATCTCGACATCACGCCGCCCGGCTTCAACAAGGGCACCTTCGTCGAGGCCATGGCCAGGCGCCTCGACATCTCGACCGACGCCGTCGCCACCATCGGCGACATGCAGAATGACCTCCCGATGTTCCGCGTCAGCGGCACCTCGATCGCGATGGGCAATGCCGCCGACAACGTCAAGGACGAGGCGACCCACGTCACAGGGAGCAACGAGCAGGACGGTTTTGCCGAGGCGATGGAGATGATCTTGAAGCGGAATGGGGTGGGCTGA
- a CDS encoding glycoside hydrolase family 15 protein, whose product MTQRIEDYALIGDCETAALVGRNGSIDWLCWPAFDSDACFAAILGNRKNGRWLVAPSEDVTAISRRYLGNTLILETRFETKSGTVALIDFMPPRGKASDIVRLVRGVGGTVKMRMELIIRFGFGVDIPWVRRIDHSLLAVAGQDMTVLRTPVETRGEDLTTVSDFEARAGETIPFVLTYGPSHLEPPGPIDPEVALKETESFWQDWCSRCTRDGEYHDLIVRSLITLKALTFAPTGGIVAAPTTSLPEKLGGGRNWDYRFCWLRDATFTLLALMNSGYTEEASAWHNWLLRAAAGSPSNMQIMYGIWGQRRLLEWEAAWLAGYEGARPVRVGNAAHAQLQLDVYGELIDAFHQSRMAKLKLDEESWALECNVLNHLAEVWDRPDHGIWERRGQPRHYVFSKVMTWVAFDRGVKSAETFGFKAPLLHWRTLREAIHCDVCNNGFDAEENAFVESYGSKLLDASVLLLPAVGFLPAEDPRIRGTIAAVEKCLMRDGFVLRHDPREVPAGQPPLEGAFLACSLWLADAYVLSGDLDKAQVLFDRVVGVANDVGLLAEEYDSAAQRQTGNFPQALTHIALINTAHNLSAARQRSEKPAMQRSK is encoded by the coding sequence TTGACGCAGAGGATCGAGGACTATGCGCTGATCGGCGACTGCGAGACCGCGGCGCTGGTCGGGCGCAACGGCTCGATCGACTGGCTGTGCTGGCCGGCCTTCGATTCCGATGCCTGCTTTGCCGCGATCCTCGGCAACCGCAAGAATGGCCGCTGGCTGGTTGCGCCAAGCGAGGACGTCACCGCGATCTCGCGCCGCTATCTCGGCAATACCCTCATCCTTGAAACGCGGTTCGAGACCAAAAGCGGCACGGTCGCGTTGATCGACTTCATGCCGCCGCGCGGCAAGGCGTCCGACATCGTGCGTCTGGTCCGCGGCGTCGGCGGCACCGTCAAGATGCGAATGGAGCTCATCATCCGCTTCGGCTTCGGGGTGGACATCCCCTGGGTGCGGCGGATCGATCATTCCTTGCTTGCGGTCGCCGGCCAGGACATGACGGTGCTGCGCACGCCGGTCGAGACCCGCGGCGAGGATCTGACCACGGTGTCAGACTTCGAGGCGAGGGCAGGCGAGACCATTCCCTTCGTGCTGACCTACGGTCCCTCGCATCTCGAGCCGCCCGGGCCGATCGATCCTGAGGTCGCGCTTAAGGAGACCGAGAGTTTCTGGCAGGATTGGTGCAGCCGTTGCACCCGCGACGGCGAATATCACGACCTGATCGTGCGCTCGCTGATCACGCTGAAGGCGCTGACCTTCGCCCCCACCGGCGGCATCGTCGCCGCGCCGACGACGTCGCTGCCGGAGAAGCTCGGCGGCGGCAGGAATTGGGACTACCGCTTCTGCTGGCTGCGCGATGCCACCTTCACGCTGCTGGCGCTGATGAACTCGGGCTACACCGAGGAAGCTTCGGCTTGGCACAATTGGCTGCTGCGCGCGGCCGCCGGCTCGCCGTCCAACATGCAGATCATGTACGGCATCTGGGGCCAGCGGCGGCTGCTGGAATGGGAAGCAGCCTGGCTCGCCGGTTATGAGGGCGCGCGGCCGGTCCGTGTCGGCAATGCCGCGCATGCGCAGCTCCAGCTCGACGTCTACGGCGAGCTGATCGACGCCTTCCACCAGTCGCGCATGGCCAAGCTGAAGCTCGACGAGGAGAGCTGGGCACTGGAATGCAACGTGCTCAACCATCTCGCCGAAGTCTGGGATCGGCCCGACCACGGCATCTGGGAGCGGCGCGGGCAGCCCCGGCACTACGTCTTCTCGAAGGTCATGACCTGGGTCGCCTTCGACCGCGGCGTCAAGAGCGCCGAGACGTTTGGCTTCAAGGCGCCGCTGCTGCATTGGCGCACCTTGCGCGAAGCCATTCATTGCGACGTGTGCAACAACGGATTCGATGCTGAAGAAAACGCTTTCGTCGAGTCCTACGGCTCAAAACTGCTCGATGCGAGCGTGCTACTGTTGCCCGCCGTCGGCTTCCTGCCGGCGGAAGACCCGCGCATCCGCGGCACCATCGCGGCCGTTGAGAAGTGCCTGATGCGCGATGGTTTCGTGCTGCGGCACGATCCGCGCGAAGTGCCCGCGGGCCAGCCGCCGCTCGAAGGCGCGTTCCTCGCCTGCAGCCTGTGGCTGGCTGACGCCTATGTGCTGTCGGGCGATCTCGACAAGGCACAGGTCTTGTTCGATCGCGTGGTTGGCGTTGCGAACGATGTCGGGCTACTCGCCGAAGAATACGACTCCGCGGCCCAGCGCCAGACCGGCAACTTCCCGCAGGCGCTGACCCACATCGCACTGATCAACACGGCGCATAATCTGTCGGCGGCGAGGCAGAGAAGCGAGAAGCCGGCGATGCAGCGGTCGAAGTAA